The sequence acatacgagtttagaacaaaatcctcaattcgattatcattagttactcttgcagtgtgtaagtataggcgtgaacttatgttgtatggccatatgggtttgacaaactctcatctcggacggttcgctaccgtccacagatgaaatatattttcgagaaacagtgttgttctagcactattaatggggttcaacggacggaatgttaagccttgataattgggtgctcgtgaatattaactttttgaatgtactactatttcatcaatgttgcaaatcttgtggttcgacttacttttactcacttagttacttaaacctatgatttcaccaacgttttcgttgatagatttctatgtttttctcaggtctttgaacgatatgtgaaacatgcttccgctcattattttgatacttgcattggatgtcgagtatatgtgcatacatggagcgtctttcgaCTTTCTTTAAAacggtgtcgcataggtttcacttgtacttacaacttgtaacgaaacttttggttgaacaattcttgtaaactttgaaacaatctttactttgaaatgaatgcgacatattttcggtcaaactttgtcttaaagacttatgaccatgtaatgggacctacgtagacggcgccgtcaaacatgatttggtcgggtcgctacaatatatatatatatatatatatatatatatatatatatatatatatatatatatatatatatatatatatatatatatatatatatatatatatatatatatatatatatatatatataggggcaggatcaatgtggaagtaaccaatcggggggaagcggggggaagtaatttttttttttcgttttttttgaaattttttttttcggcatcaagatcacgcgaaaatatgaacatttagaagagagacttcgtgatgaatgttattatttaggcggaaaaacgatcgacaaaaataacattcaagataatattgttcgtgaagaatatgaacgttttttttccatgttttgtgaagtaaaatttagcccgatttagagtttagggtttagggtttggtgttttgggtttattccataaacccaaaacaccaaaccctaaaccctaaactctaaaccgtccgtgttaaaaactcaatctaaatcctaaatctaaaccctaaaccctaaatttctaaactctaatatctaaaccatataaaccctaatatctaaaccccaatagctaaaacctcaaaatacgctcgaaaaacacgataattgttatatatatattacttcctcgagcgttttctcgccaaaataaaaacatttatcacaaagtgtctctactaaatgttcatattttcatctcatctataatgttcgtgaacaaagttttttcaaaaaacgaaaaaaaaagtttttgcttccccccgcttcccctcgaatggttacttccctcttgattctaccactatatatatatatatatatatatatatatatatatatatatatatatatatatatatatatatatatatatatatatttctgtttaaaATTTAACCCTTATCAATATGAAATGttaacaaataaataaaataagtaaatatataaGATAACAATAATTCTGGTTATAATATAGTTTAGAAAATTCTCACTTCTCTATTTTCTCGAATacttatttcattttcctttattaaatataatgaaaaatatagAGACAAGGAAGTGGTTATGTGAAGCTAGAATTTTTTTGAAATAGGTTTCGATAATGCTAGACTTGTATCGTATCTCAAAGTTGTACCGTATGACAAAATTTAAAGACAAAATTTTGTTGGTTCTTTAACTTTGTATCAAACGTGTAGATGgccttaatttttattttttttacacttCGTTGACCTCGAACTATCAAGACATCTCACGGATGACCTTGGAGATAACGAAAGTTAACTTTTTCCGTTAAGTTATAACATGTGCACATCATGTGAGGGTACCTTCGTCATCTTACTTTCTTTGCACTTTTGGCCTGTTAATGACATCTTAGATATGACATATAAGTTTTATATTGATCTGCTTTGATCATATATAAGACAAGTATCCACCGCTCACAAAAATGATGAAACTTACTGTTTGATGAGGTAGTGTGGCTTATTAGCGGCTTCAATTTAATTTTAGCTTTCTTACTTTTTACGGTTAGATTCATGACCAACATAACTTGTAAACTTATTTTGCATAAGTTCTTCGAATTAGAAACTGCTTAAACAAGTTGAATGTTTAACAAAAATGTGTTAGTTTTGCAGGATTAGGAAACACTTACCCTGAAATTTTCATCAGGGTTATAATTCATGAATTCGagagaaatatgaaatattgttgccattgagatgaagatgaagttaaaAGCGAAAGGTAAGTAAAATGACGAATGTACTCTCACGTGATGTGCACATGTTATAACTTAACACGAAAAAGTTAGCTTTCGTTACCTCTAAGATCATTCGTGAGATATCTTAATAGTTTGAGGTCAACAAAGTAAAAAGGAAAAAGTTTAAGGTCACATATGACTTTTAATACAAAGTTAAAGGACTAGCGAAGAAATTTTGTCAAGTTTAAATCATGAAATAGGTCAGATTATTTGCAAGACACTTCGAGAACAGCTGAGAACTTAAAAAGAACAAAACATGTCGGAATCCAAAAGAACGATAAACCTATATTGCCCGGCGCTATCAAAGGTTGCGCAAGTGGTTGCGCTTGACCATCAACGACTTGATTTAGGTGCTATTGCCCGCGCGTTTGGATTGGACCCTGCGACGGTGAAGTTAAACGGCCATTTTATTAGTAGAGGTGTTGATCTTATTGCTTCCTCTGTTACCTGGAAATCTCTAGTTTCGTTTTTTAGCTTACGTGGACTTTCTACCGGAGTTTGTGGGTCCCAACCGTTGATCGTTGATGGCAAGTTACTTAAACCCGGTTCTAAAAGTAAGTCCTTAAACCCTGCTTATATTAAACTCTCTATCTATCTACACGTGTTTGTTTTGTTTATATATCTAAGTATATGAACATTTATATAATATACTCGTATCTTGGAGTGTGTTATTGTGTAAATGATACGTAGTAAGAGTTTATTGTGTTTAGACTCTTTTTAAAAAAAGGTTGACTTGTAGTCAACTTTTTCTATGATGTATAGGAAATTTATATTGATATTCATCTATTATGATATGTTAACATAGGGAAATCAATAGACAAATGTTATACAATTTATGCGCATCTTTAGGCTTATAATATAGGTTTATATAGCATTGCTCTGATTTGTATATTTGTATTTGAAATAAGTTTAGTTACTAAAGGGAAAACAGTTAAGTTACATAGTATTCAAGAATGTGTTATTTAAGCTCATTGAAAACTATACAAGACTAATGCTCATGGTACACTTTCTTATGCTAATTCGTGATTTTTTAGGAGTTCATGATTCAGAAAATGCGATTCTTAACAGGAGAACTAAACTTGAGGAGTCAAACTTGAGCAAGAAAAAGAAGTTCAATGATCTTGGTAATTAATTGAATTTGTAAATTTTCTTGATTCTCTTTGCTATTGTATTAAACAAGTTGAAATGAGTATAATGGTGGTTATCTTTGTAGATATTAATAGGGGAATTGGTGTGAGTATTCCATTTAGCCTGAAGAGAAAGCAAGATGATCTAAATTCTTCTTTAAAGAAATTAAAAGTAGACAATGAACAAGGTAAGTTATTCGGTGTTGAAGCAAGTTCATATAATAAATAATCAATGGTGGCAGTTTAGACCCTTTCTTAATTTaacagtcaaaaatcaaatgaatgAATGTGGTTAAAACGAAAAGATCAAATGGGGTGATCCTTGTGTTGTTGGTCTAGTGGTAATGGCACATGCCTCTTTGTTAGAGGTTGGGAGTTCGATTCCCTGTAGTGGCAACCATTGTACACAAGGATATTCCCTTGATCTTGAAATCCACCCAAGGTCGCCTTTCGCACATCCCGTTGCGGGGCAGCAGGG comes from Rutidosis leptorrhynchoides isolate AG116_Rl617_1_P2 chromosome 4, CSIRO_AGI_Rlap_v1, whole genome shotgun sequence and encodes:
- the LOC139841335 gene encoding uncharacterized protein, coding for MSESKRTINLYCPALSKVAQVVALDHQRLDLGAIARAFGLDPATVKLNGHFISRGVDLIASSVTWKSLVSFFSLRGLSTGVCGSQPLIVDGKLLKPGSKRVHDSENAILNRRTKLEESNLSKKKKFNDLDINRGIGVSIPFSLKRKQDDLNSSLKKLKVDNEQGMQIKAQLPCSFLGVNMKRNWEEETIVPVAWIPKIEDKLSNSLDALSGKDENFMVFDDLYSDRYLSEVTSDL